From Acidovorax sp. 1608163:
TCCGTCCATGCAGGGCTTTAACCTGGGCAGTGCGGGCTTCATCGGCTGGGCGTCTTGCGTGCTGATGGCCGCGGCTTGGTGCGTGTGCGCCGCAGCGGCCTGGGTGTTCAGCCGCGCACTCGATGGGTTGAGTTTGGGCGAGGCCACTGCCACCAGCCTGGGCCTGCCGCTGGCCCCCATGCGCCTGGCGCTGGTGGCGGTGCTGGCCCTGGCCACCGGCACCGCCGTGGCGCAGACGGGGCTCATCGCCTTTGTGGGGCTGGCTGCGCCGCACCTGGTGCGCTCCATGGCCAAGGTCACCCACGCCTGGTTGGTGCTGCTGGCCAGCCTGATGGGCGGCGTGTTGCTGATGGGCGCCGATGTGCTGGCCCGCTGGGTGATTGCCCCGCAAGAGCTGCCGGTGGGCGTGCTCACGGCCGTGCTGGGCGGTGGCTACCTGCTGTGGCTGATGCACCGGCGCACCGGACAAGGGGGCGTGCTGTGACCACATTGCATGCTCCTGAAATAATAGCTATCCACGCTCACCAGATGGGCGCTAGCGTGGGTAAATGCCCCATATTGCAAGACATTCATCTGCCGCTGCTGGCCGGGTGCTGGACGAGCATCGTCGGCCCCAATGGCGCAGGCAAATCCACCTTGCTGCGCGCACTGGCGGGGCTGATGCCGCACACCGGCACGGTGCACCTGCTGGGCCGCGCGCTGGCCGACTGGCCCCGGCGCGACAAGGCGCGGGCGCTGTCGTGGCTGGGGCAGAACGAAGCCGCGGCCGACGACCTCACCGTGTACGACGTGGCCATGTTGGGCCGCCTGCCGCACCAGCCCTGGCTGGCCCCGCCCAGCGCGGCCGACCACGCGGCGGTAGAGCAAGCCCTGCGCGCCACCCACGCGTGGGACTGGCGCCAGCGCACGCTGGGGGGCTTGTCGGGCGGCGAGCGCCAGCGCGTGCTGCTGGCCCGTGCCCTGGCCGTGCAGGCCCAGGTGCTGCTGATGGACGAACCCCTGGCCAACCTCGACCCCCCGCACCAGGCCGACTGGCTGCTGCTGGTGCGCGCGCTGGTGGCCGAGGGCAAGACCGTGGTCAGCGTGCTGCACGAGGTCTCGATGGCGCTGCAGGCCGACCACGTGGCCGTGCTGGCGCGTGGCCGTGTGGTGCACCACGGCGCAGCGGCAGACCCCGCCACCCACCGCGCCGTAGAACGCGTGTTTGACCGCCGCATTGCCATCCACAGCGTGGCCGGGCAATGGATGGCGCTGCCGCAGTTGCACGCTACGGCTGTGCCACCTTCCAATGATTTGAACGAGAGCCCACCCCATGCAAATTGAAGCCGCCCCCACCGAAAAGCGCTACGAAAAACCCGAGGGCGAGCGCCGTGGCCTCGTCATCGTCAACACCGGCGACGGCAAGGGCAAAAGCACGGCCGCCTTTGGCCTGGCACTGCGCGCCCATGGCCGGGGCAAGGCCGTCAAGATCTACCAGTTCATGAAAGTGCCCACGGCCCGCTTTGGCGAGCACCGCATGTTCGAGCAGATCGGCATCCCCATCGAAGGCCTGGGCGACGGCTTCAGCTGGAAGAGCCAGGACCTGGAGCACTCTGCCCAACTCGCCCGCGATGGCTGGGAAAAAGCCCGCGCCACCATCATGGCGGGCGAGCATTTTTTGGTGGTGCTGGACGAAATCACCTACCCGCTGATTTACGGCTGGCTGCCGCTGGAAGGCGTGCTGCAAACCCTGCGCGACCGGCCCAAGGACGTGCACGTGGTGCTCACGGGCCGTCGTTGCCCTGAAGAGATCATCGAGCTGGCCGACACGGTGACCGAAATGAAGCTCATCAAACACGCGTTCAAGGCCGGGGTGCCTGCGCAGCGCGGCATTGAGGACTGAGCGCTCTGTTTGTACCCATGTCCGCAACAGAGCCCACCACGCCCACCGTTCCAGCCCAGCCCTACACCGAGGCCGAGCGCC
This genomic window contains:
- a CDS encoding ABC transporter ATP-binding protein, whose amino-acid sequence is MGASVGKCPILQDIHLPLLAGCWTSIVGPNGAGKSTLLRALAGLMPHTGTVHLLGRALADWPRRDKARALSWLGQNEAAADDLTVYDVAMLGRLPHQPWLAPPSAADHAAVEQALRATHAWDWRQRTLGGLSGGERQRVLLARALAVQAQVLLMDEPLANLDPPHQADWLLLVRALVAEGKTVVSVLHEVSMALQADHVAVLARGRVVHHGAAADPATHRAVERVFDRRIAIHSVAGQWMALPQLHATAVPPSNDLNESPPHAN
- the cobO gene encoding cob(I)yrinic acid a,c-diamide adenosyltransferase, giving the protein MQIEAAPTEKRYEKPEGERRGLVIVNTGDGKGKSTAAFGLALRAHGRGKAVKIYQFMKVPTARFGEHRMFEQIGIPIEGLGDGFSWKSQDLEHSAQLARDGWEKARATIMAGEHFLVVLDEITYPLIYGWLPLEGVLQTLRDRPKDVHVVLTGRRCPEEIIELADTVTEMKLIKHAFKAGVPAQRGIED